Proteins from a single region of Leptolyngbya sp. CCY15150:
- a CDS encoding ABC transporter ATP-binding protein, translating into MINPVATQNAAPPDHFVSVKGLCKSFSGSVLYDNFDLDLSRNQLVSVFGPNGCGKSTLINMISGLIPVDQGEIRIHDKPIRRARIGYVFQNYRDSMLPWLSAYDNIAYPLRVKGIPDRDCRDRVEQLIQTFNIQLDLKRYPYSFSGGQQQLISIMRALIADPEVLFLDEPFSALDFETTLFVRDKLQEIFMTTKIPMFMVVHNLEEAVFLADTILLLSKRPTHLVEMVPFNAPRPRTLDTLTSPEFIDVSRHCLEIFRQEMRK; encoded by the coding sequence ATGATCAATCCTGTTGCTACGCAAAATGCTGCTCCGCCTGATCACTTTGTTTCGGTCAAGGGACTCTGTAAATCCTTCAGTGGATCGGTTCTTTACGACAATTTCGATCTTGATTTATCTCGCAATCAACTCGTCTCTGTTTTTGGCCCCAATGGATGTGGCAAATCAACTCTGATTAACATGATTAGTGGTCTTATCCCTGTAGATCAGGGTGAGATTCGTATCCATGATAAACCCATTCGACGCGCACGCATTGGCTATGTATTCCAGAACTATCGGGATTCTATGCTGCCGTGGCTAAGCGCCTATGATAACATCGCCTATCCGTTACGGGTGAAAGGCATTCCCGACCGAGACTGTCGCGATCGCGTTGAGCAACTCATTCAGACCTTCAATATCCAACTTGACCTAAAGCGATATCCCTACAGCTTTTCAGGAGGACAGCAGCAGCTTATTTCCATTATGCGAGCGCTGATCGCTGATCCAGAAGTGTTGTTCTTAGATGAACCTTTCTCAGCCCTAGACTTTGAAACTACGTTGTTTGTGCGAGATAAACTCCAGGAAATTTTCATGACCACCAAAATTCCTATGTTTATGGTGGTTCATAACCTAGAGGAAGCCGTATTCTTAGCTGACACGATCCTGCTGCTGAGTAAGCGTCCCACCCATTTAGTGGAAATGGTGCCCTTTAATGCTCCTCGACCCCGCACCCTCGATACCCTCACCTCCCCAGAGTTTATTGATGTGAGCCGTCACTGTCTAGAAATCTTTCGCCAGGAGATGCGCAAATGA
- a CDS encoding CHASE domain-containing protein, with product MNVVPFQAIRYGLVLSLGVGLSVLSAVFAGQWEASKQQVRFQRQIENISTALQRSLNRYTDVLSFLDDYYRTTEGTVSRQDFNHFVERSLITYPGIQALEWAPIIQQTERLAFEQRIQAEGYPNFQITELSNANQLIPAGDRPYYIPVVYLEPFANNEAAFGFDLNSTTDRTIALESARDTNRITATGRIRLVQEQRDQFGFLMVLPLYDSPTPPPSLSNRRDQFTGFLVGVFRVSDVVEESLQDLRYDIHVALYDQSAQPDQQFLGRYDALEQQVMTLESDRPSPAHMSLCANPVDCTHSLTVGERQWRAVFSPSINYASNANYSAPVTFLIGLLLTGSFLLFLHQLNTELEQTRALSDLKLRFFSMASHELRTPLSTILLSVESLQLNHHHLSEQQKQTNIQRIYLTAKRMSQQVADLLTLTRAEVGKQDYTPELVEIYPLIQHIITDMEESDRQRIVLTASNQQDKAFWDKRLVRSLLSNLLSNALKYSPSDRDVQVTLKSDDHCATLTVSDRGIGIPAVDQAQIWDAFYRGHNVGAIVGSGLGLAVVKTCVELHRGTWAIESEEGQGTMVTVVLPLE from the coding sequence GTGAACGTCGTCCCCTTCCAAGCTATTCGATATGGACTGGTCCTCAGTTTAGGCGTAGGGCTATCGGTTCTATCAGCAGTTTTTGCTGGACAATGGGAAGCATCTAAACAACAGGTTCGCTTTCAGCGCCAGATTGAAAATATATCAACAGCTCTGCAGCGTAGTCTCAATCGCTATACAGATGTACTATCTTTCCTGGATGATTATTATAGAACAACCGAAGGAACCGTTAGCCGGCAAGACTTTAACCATTTTGTAGAGCGATCGCTGATCACCTATCCTGGCATTCAGGCCTTAGAATGGGCACCGATCATTCAGCAGACCGAGCGGCTGGCCTTCGAGCAACGCATTCAAGCCGAAGGGTATCCCAACTTTCAAATCACTGAACTATCTAACGCCAATCAACTGATTCCAGCAGGCGATCGCCCTTATTATATCCCTGTTGTGTATCTAGAACCATTCGCCAATAATGAAGCCGCTTTTGGGTTTGATCTAAACTCCACCACCGATCGCACCATCGCTCTAGAATCTGCCCGAGATACGAATAGAATTACTGCCACAGGACGGATCCGTTTGGTACAGGAGCAGCGCGATCAGTTTGGCTTTTTGATGGTGTTGCCCCTGTATGACTCGCCCACACCTCCACCATCTTTATCCAATCGGCGCGATCAATTTACTGGTTTTTTGGTGGGAGTATTTCGCGTTTCAGACGTGGTAGAAGAATCTCTCCAGGATCTTCGCTACGATATACACGTGGCGCTTTATGACCAAAGTGCTCAACCCGATCAGCAATTTTTGGGACGCTATGATGCCCTAGAGCAGCAGGTTATGACCCTAGAGAGCGATCGCCCCTCTCCAGCCCACATGTCTCTTTGTGCTAACCCCGTAGACTGCACCCATTCCCTCACAGTGGGTGAACGGCAATGGCGGGCGGTTTTCTCCCCTTCAATCAACTACGCCTCTAACGCTAACTACAGCGCGCCCGTCACCTTCCTCATCGGGCTATTGCTCACCGGCAGTTTCCTTCTATTTCTACATCAATTGAATACAGAACTAGAGCAAACCCGCGCCCTCAGCGATCTGAAGCTACGGTTTTTTTCCATGGCTTCCCACGAGTTGCGCACACCTCTGAGCACTATCTTGCTCTCTGTTGAATCTCTCCAGCTTAACCATCACCATCTATCCGAGCAGCAAAAACAAACTAATATCCAGCGTATTTATCTAACAGCAAAACGCATGAGCCAACAAGTTGCCGACCTACTGACCCTAACTAGGGCAGAGGTTGGCAAGCAAGATTATACGCCGGAGTTAGTCGAGATATATCCTCTGATTCAGCACATTATTACAGACATGGAGGAAAGCGATCGCCAGCGAATCGTACTTACTGCAAGCAATCAACAAGATAAAGCATTTTGGGATAAACGATTGGTGCGATCGCTGCTGAGCAACCTCCTCTCCAATGCCCTAAAATATTCTCCATCTGATCGTGACGTCCAGGTGACTCTCAAGAGTGATGATCACTGTGCTACCCTAACGGTCAGCGATCGCGGCATAGGCATTCCAGCCGTAGACCAAGCTCAGATTTGGGATGCCTTTTACCGAGGTCATAATGTAGGAGCGATCGTTGGATCTGGCTTGGGGCTAGCTGTCGTCAAAACTTGTGTTGAACTACACCGAGGAACTTGGGCGATCGAAAGCGAGGAAGGACAGGGAACCATGGTTACGGTTGTCCTTCCGCTAGAGTGA
- a CDS encoding ABC transporter permease — protein sequence MATLSRWIDQCLPLVGVIVLFGVWWLISVSGWVNPVLLPTPWKTLGTLFSAMLTGTMAVDFLASVFRTFAAFFAAALLGVPLGVLLGSSERLYRSVEFLIDFFRSTPASALIPMFILFFGISDVSKIIIAAFSAFLLIVFNSAYGVMNAKRSRILAAQVMGANRWQVFKDVLLMESLPQTFIGLRSGISIALVIVIVAEMFIGTQEGLGKRIIDAQQILNVQDMYASILITGLLGYGLNVLFLLIEKRFIHWSGK from the coding sequence ATGGCTACCCTGTCTCGGTGGATCGATCAATGTTTACCCTTGGTGGGCGTTATCGTACTTTTTGGGGTTTGGTGGCTGATTTCCGTCTCGGGCTGGGTGAATCCGGTTCTCTTGCCAACCCCTTGGAAAACCTTAGGCACGCTCTTTTCCGCGATGCTAACCGGCACCATGGCGGTTGATTTCCTAGCCAGCGTCTTCAGAACCTTTGCCGCTTTTTTTGCCGCTGCCCTTCTGGGGGTTCCCCTTGGCGTTTTGCTAGGTAGTTCTGAAAGACTCTACCGCAGCGTGGAATTTCTGATTGACTTTTTCCGCTCCACGCCTGCTAGTGCCTTGATTCCCATGTTTATTCTATTCTTTGGCATCAGTGATGTATCTAAGATCATTATTGCTGCTTTCAGTGCTTTTTTACTGATTGTGTTTAATAGTGCCTATGGCGTCATGAATGCTAAACGTTCTCGGATCTTGGCAGCGCAAGTCATGGGTGCTAATCGTTGGCAGGTGTTTAAGGATGTGTTGTTGATGGAAAGTTTACCCCAAACTTTTATTGGCCTACGCAGTGGCATTAGTATTGCGCTCGTGATTGTGATTGTGGCAGAAATGTTTATCGGTACTCAGGAAGGACTGGGAAAACGCATTATTGATGCCCAACAAATTTTGAATGTCCAGGATATGTATGCCTCAATTTTGATCACAGGATTGTTAGGCTATGGACTCAACGTTCTGTTTTTGTTGATTGAGAAGCGCTTTATTCACTGGAGTGGCAAGTAA